The Gymnodinialimonas sp. 57CJ19 genome includes a window with the following:
- a CDS encoding potassium transporter TrkG: protein MTAYFRNLPFFAILIFVASGAMFIPAAVATGMQDFATGRVFFYTAMMVGMGAILLGFACQTPRRPPSERSHLASLFLAYLWLPLVLALPMDQAVRNTYFINVYLDMVSALTTTGAEVFDPERLAPAVHLWRGLVGWFGGLLIWITAFAVLAPLNLGGYEVTSEATVQGKIVNARGQMRAAGASERLRKHAVRLTPIYAGLTVVLAVGLTAGGEDPLVAAIHAMSTLATSGISPVSGLAERPVGMFGEALIFVFFLFALSRRTYSSGAGRELRERLTKDREIRLALFAGIVLPTLLFVRHWFGAYEVHELADGEAAVSALWGAVFTVISFLTTTGFVSEAWGDARAWSGLQTPGLLLVGLVLMGGGVATTAGGVKLLRVYALYKHGVREMGKLIYPNSVAGAGRLGRRIRREGAYIAWVVFMLLVLSIAVVMVGLSSTGLDFEVSTILAISSLTTTGPLASVAGAEPIDYFLLSDIAKLICAGAMIVGRIETLVMIALLNPAFWRD from the coding sequence ATGACCGCTTATTTCCGCAATCTGCCGTTCTTCGCGATCCTGATATTCGTGGCCTCCGGGGCAATGTTCATCCCGGCCGCCGTGGCCACGGGGATGCAGGATTTCGCGACCGGGCGGGTGTTTTTCTATACCGCGATGATGGTGGGCATGGGGGCGATCCTTCTGGGGTTTGCCTGCCAGACGCCACGCCGCCCGCCGTCTGAGCGCAGCCATCTGGCCTCGCTCTTTCTGGCCTACCTTTGGCTGCCTCTGGTCTTGGCGCTGCCGATGGATCAGGCGGTGCGCAATACCTACTTCATCAACGTCTACCTCGATATGGTCTCGGCCCTGACCACCACCGGGGCCGAGGTTTTTGACCCCGAACGCCTTGCCCCTGCCGTGCACCTTTGGCGCGGCCTTGTGGGGTGGTTTGGCGGGCTTTTGATCTGGATCACCGCCTTTGCGGTTCTCGCGCCGTTGAACCTTGGCGGCTACGAGGTGACATCGGAGGCGACGGTTCAGGGCAAGATCGTGAACGCCCGTGGCCAGATGCGGGCCGCCGGCGCGTCCGAGAGGTTGCGCAAACACGCCGTGCGCCTGACGCCGATCTATGCGGGTCTGACGGTCGTGCTGGCCGTGGGCCTGACCGCTGGCGGAGAGGACCCGTTGGTGGCGGCCATCCACGCCATGTCCACGCTGGCCACATCGGGCATCAGCCCCGTAAGCGGGCTGGCAGAGCGGCCCGTGGGGATGTTTGGCGAGGCGCTGATTTTCGTGTTCTTCCTCTTTGCCCTGTCGCGGCGCACCTACTCCAGCGGCGCGGGCCGGGAATTGCGCGAACGCCTGACCAAAGACCGCGAAATCCGCCTGGCGCTCTTTGCTGGCATCGTGCTGCCGACGCTTTTGTTCGTCCGCCACTGGTTTGGCGCCTACGAGGTGCACGAGCTGGCAGACGGCGAAGCCGCCGTTTCGGCCCTGTGGGGGGCGGTCTTCACCGTGATCTCGTTTCTCACCACGACGGGTTTCGTCAGCGAAGCCTGGGGCGACGCGCGGGCATGGTCGGGGCTGCAAACACCGGGGTTGCTGCTTGTCGGACTGGTGTTGATGGGCGGCGGCGTGGCGACAACGGCGGGCGGGGTGAAACTGCTGCGGGTCTATGCGCTCTATAAACATGGGGTGCGCGAGATGGGGAAATTGATCTACCCCAACTCGGTCGCCGGTGCGGGCCGTCTGGGGCGGCGTATTCGCCGCGAGGGTGCCTATATCGCATGGGTCGTATTCATGTTGCTGGTGCTGAGCATCGCGGTGGTGATGGTGGGCCTGTCGTCCACGGGCCTTGATTTTGAAGTCTCTACCATCCTTGCGATCTCCAGCCTGACAACGACCGGGCCGCTGGCTTCGGTGGCCGGGGCCGAGCCGATTGATTACTTCCTTCTGTCCGATATCGCGAAACTGATCTGCGCGGGCGCGATGATCGTGGGCCGTATCGAAACCCTTGTGATGATTGCGCTACTAAACCCCGCGTTCTGGCGCGATTGA
- the hfq gene encoding RNA chaperone Hfq, with protein sequence MAENKQNLQDAFLNHVRKTKVPVTIFLINGVKLQGVITWFDNFCVLLRRDGQSQLVYKHAISTVMPAQPISLYDGEE encoded by the coding sequence ATGGCCGAAAATAAACAAAACTTGCAGGATGCGTTCCTGAATCACGTCCGCAAGACGAAGGTTCCGGTGACGATATTCTTGATAAACGGCGTGAAACTGCAAGGTGTCATCACTTGGTTTGATAACTTTTGTGTGCTCTTACGCCGCGATGGACAGTCGCAACTTGTCTACAAACACGCGATTTCCACCGTAATGCCTGCGCAACCCATCAGCCTTTACGACGGGGAAGAGTGA
- the hflX gene encoding GTPase HflX: MRALVLHPDIKSDRARRAPEFALDEAVALAAALPDLEVVDAQVVRLPRAQPGLLFGTGKIKELHDLVEALDIGLVLIDGPVTPVQQRNLEKEWGCKVLDRTGLILEIFADRAATREGVLQVELAALSYQRTRLVRAWTHLERQRGGLGFVGGPGETQIEADRRAIDEAVTRIKRQLGKVVKTRALHRSARAKVPYPIVALVGYTNAGKSTLFNRLTGADVMAKDMLFATLDPTMRAVTLPDGTDVILSDTVGFISDLPTQLVAAFRATLEEVLDADLIVHVRDISHPQSAEQAKDVHTILADLGVSDQSAQLEVWNKLDLLDAEAQEARQTEADRNEAIFATSALTGAGMAEMLAAVSESLSPPRFEDVVTLPHSDGRKRAWLFEQGVVESELPGQDGTELSVLWTARQQKAFRSL, translated from the coding sequence ATGCGGGCGCTTGTCCTGCACCCAGATATCAAGTCCGACCGTGCCCGTCGTGCGCCCGAATTCGCGTTGGATGAAGCCGTGGCCCTTGCCGCCGCGCTGCCCGATCTGGAAGTCGTTGACGCCCAGGTCGTGCGTCTGCCCCGTGCGCAGCCCGGCCTGTTGTTTGGCACCGGCAAGATCAAGGAATTGCACGATCTGGTGGAGGCGCTGGATATCGGCCTTGTGTTGATCGACGGCCCCGTGACGCCAGTGCAGCAGCGCAATCTTGAAAAGGAATGGGGCTGCAAGGTTCTGGACCGAACCGGGTTGATCCTGGAGATTTTTGCCGACCGCGCCGCCACCCGTGAGGGCGTGTTGCAGGTCGAACTGGCGGCTTTGTCCTATCAACGCACGCGCCTTGTGCGGGCCTGGACCCACCTGGAACGCCAGCGGGGCGGGCTTGGCTTTGTGGGCGGCCCCGGTGAAACCCAGATCGAGGCCGACCGCCGCGCCATTGATGAGGCCGTGACCCGCATCAAACGGCAATTGGGCAAGGTGGTGAAAACCCGTGCCCTGCACCGGTCTGCCCGGGCCAAGGTGCCCTATCCGATTGTCGCCCTGGTCGGCTACACCAACGCCGGAAAGTCGACGCTTTTCAACCGCTTGACGGGCGCTGACGTGATGGCGAAAGACATGCTTTTTGCCACCCTCGACCCCACCATGCGGGCCGTGACATTGCCCGATGGCACCGATGTAATCCTGTCCGATACGGTGGGTTTCATTAGCGATCTGCCAACGCAGCTTGTGGCCGCCTTCCGCGCCACTCTGGAAGAAGTGCTCGACGCTGATCTGATCGTGCATGTACGCGACATCAGCCACCCGCAATCGGCCGAGCAGGCCAAGGATGTGCATACGATCCTGGCCGATCTGGGCGTGTCGGACCAATCCGCACAGCTGGAGGTCTGGAACAAACTCGATCTTCTGGATGCAGAGGCGCAAGAGGCCCGCCAGACCGAAGCCGACCGGAACGAGGCGATCTTTGCCACCTCGGCCCTGACCGGCGCAGGCATGGCCGAGATGTTGGCAGCGGTGTCAGAATCCCTGTCTCCGCCGCGGTTCGAGGACGTGGTCACACTGCCCCACAGCGACGGACGCAAGCGCGCTTGGCTGTTTGAGCAGGGCGTGGTGGAAAGCGAACTGCCGGGCCAGGACGGCACTGAATTGTCCGTTCTCTGGACCGCGCGGCAGCAAAAGGCGTTCCGCTCTTTGTAG
- a CDS encoding penicillin acylase family protein, with protein sequence MMTLLRWLTRLVGAGLVIVVLVGTLFYWIAGRSIPEYEADWTVPGLQAPVEIVRNTAAVPHVFALTDHDAYYGLGFSHAQDRLWQMLLMRRQGQGRLSEIFGRRTLEIDDLMRRLDLDGHASRSLNALSDETMGILQAYADGVNAWLRLIGTEALGRGAPELFLFEPEIAPWRPTDSVLISTLMALEMATHHENEILRARASLALPDPARITDLMPDAPGSGAAELGDFASLMQLPRRMFAEATGASAPRDPLHPNAFGLNRGGASNVWAATPARSAAGGALMASDPHMNLTAPSTFYLARLELATGGVIGATIPGMPTILNGRTDRLSWGLTAAYLDDIDLYIEQVNPENSQQYRTPDGWADFDTRREIIEIADEAPVTITLRNTVNGPVIPGAHWNAGSVTPAGHVMAMRWTALTDENTTIQAGLRLMRARTIEEALETGADYVAPSANLMLASEDGRIAMQVIGHMPWRLIEHETQARMPSRGWVEGNLWQGTTQYFANPTFLDPESGALGNTNNKMVERDFPLHVSYFWGDTQRIQRLGLLMEAREVHTRDSFIGAQLDTVSPAARNLLPLVARDLWFTGQPAAIGTTERLRQRALELLADWNGEMNEHLPEPLIFAAWMRALQHRLIRDDIGPLAEEFWQVEPVFLERVFRNIDGASSWCDVRPSNAIETCTDMAELALDEALQELSESYGSDIESWRWGAAHEAVHVHPVLGDTRLFSWIVNIRQATSGGDFTLNRAATPGTGPEPYINIHGAGYRGVYDFADPDSSVFIISTGQSGHPFSRHYDDMGELWRRGEYVPMTLDPELARAANLGITVLSPPQ encoded by the coding sequence ATGATGACTCTCCTGCGATGGCTGACCCGTCTTGTCGGCGCTGGACTTGTGATCGTCGTGCTGGTCGGCACCTTGTTTTACTGGATAGCCGGACGCTCGATCCCCGAATATGAAGCCGATTGGACGGTTCCCGGCCTGCAAGCCCCGGTGGAAATCGTACGCAACACCGCCGCTGTGCCCCATGTCTTCGCCCTGACCGATCACGATGCCTACTATGGGCTCGGCTTCAGCCACGCCCAAGACCGCCTGTGGCAAATGCTGCTGATGCGCCGACAGGGCCAAGGGCGTCTTTCCGAAATCTTCGGGCGGCGCACGCTGGAGATTGACGACCTGATGCGCAGGCTGGATCTGGATGGCCACGCGAGCCGATCCCTGAATGCCTTGTCCGATGAAACCATGGGGATCTTGCAGGCCTATGCCGACGGCGTGAACGCATGGCTGCGCCTGATCGGCACCGAGGCCTTGGGGCGCGGCGCTCCGGAGTTGTTCCTGTTCGAGCCGGAAATTGCCCCGTGGCGGCCCACGGATTCTGTCCTGATCTCAACGCTGATGGCGCTGGAGATGGCGACGCACCACGAGAATGAGATCCTGCGGGCGCGGGCCTCGCTTGCTCTGCCCGATCCGGCGCGGATCACCGACCTGATGCCCGATGCGCCGGGGTCTGGCGCAGCCGAACTGGGGGATTTCGCCAGCCTGATGCAGCTGCCGCGCCGGATGTTTGCCGAAGCCACGGGCGCGAGCGCGCCGCGCGATCCCCTGCACCCCAATGCCTTTGGGCTGAACCGGGGCGGCGCGTCCAATGTGTGGGCTGCGACCCCTGCCCGCTCGGCTGCGGGCGGTGCCCTGATGGCCTCGGACCCGCATATGAACCTGACCGCGCCCTCCACCTTCTATCTTGCGCGGTTGGAGCTGGCCACGGGCGGCGTCATCGGGGCCACCATCCCCGGTATGCCCACCATCCTCAATGGCCGCACAGACCGGCTCAGCTGGGGGCTGACCGCCGCCTATCTGGACGACATCGACCTCTATATCGAACAGGTTAACCCTGAGAATTCTCAGCAATACCGTACGCCCGACGGTTGGGCCGATTTCGACACCCGGCGCGAGATTATCGAGATCGCCGATGAAGCCCCCGTCACCATTACCCTGCGCAACACGGTCAACGGTCCCGTCATCCCCGGCGCCCATTGGAACGCGGGCAGCGTGACCCCCGCGGGCCATGTCATGGCGATGCGCTGGACCGCGCTGACCGACGAGAACACAACCATCCAGGCCGGGCTGCGCCTGATGCGGGCGCGAACCATCGAAGAGGCGTTGGAGACCGGGGCCGACTACGTCGCGCCCTCGGCCAACCTGATGCTGGCCTCGGAAGATGGGCGCATTGCGATGCAAGTGATCGGCCATATGCCCTGGCGCTTGATCGAGCATGAGACCCAAGCCCGGATGCCGTCGCGCGGGTGGGTGGAAGGCAACCTGTGGCAAGGCACGACGCAATATTTCGCCAACCCCACCTTTCTGGACCCCGAAAGCGGCGCCTTGGGCAATACCAACAACAAGATGGTGGAGCGTGATTTCCCCCTTCATGTCAGTTACTTCTGGGGCGACACGCAGCGCATTCAGCGCCTTGGCCTGCTGATGGAAGCAAGAGAGGTTCACACCCGCGACAGTTTCATCGGGGCGCAGCTTGATACCGTGTCCCCCGCCGCGCGCAACCTGCTGCCGCTGGTGGCGCGGGATCTGTGGTTCACCGGCCAGCCCGCCGCCATCGGCACGACTGAGCGCTTACGCCAGCGGGCGCTGGAGCTTCTGGCCGATTGGAACGGCGAGATGAACGAACATTTGCCCGAGCCGCTGATTTTCGCCGCGTGGATGCGGGCGTTGCAGCACCGCCTGATCCGTGACGATATTGGCCCCTTGGCCGAAGAGTTCTGGCAGGTGGAACCGGTGTTTCTGGAGCGCGTGTTCCGCAACATCGACGGCGCCTCAAGCTGGTGCGATGTGCGCCCGTCCAACGCCATCGAGACCTGCACCGACATGGCGGAACTGGCGCTGGACGAGGCGCTGCAGGAGCTGTCGGAAAGCTACGGCAGCGACATTGAAAGTTGGCGTTGGGGCGCGGCCCATGAGGCGGTGCATGTGCATCCGGTCCTGGGTGACACGCGGCTGTTTTCGTGGATCGTGAACATCCGCCAAGCAACATCGGGCGGCGATTTCACCCTGAACCGGGCCGCCACCCCCGGCACCGGGCCGGAGCCCTACATCAACATCCATGGCGCGGGCTATCGCGGGGTTTACGACTTCGCCGACCCCGATAGTTCAGTATTCATCATCTCTACCGGGCAATCGGGCCACCCTTTCAGCCGTCACTACGACGATATGGGAGAGCTTTGGCGGCGCGGGGAATATGTGCCGATGACGCTCGACCCAGAGCTGGCACGCGCTGCCAACCTTGGCATCACGGTGCTGTCGCCGCCCCAGTAA
- a CDS encoding DUF302 domain-containing protein translates to MLRAFLAILILALPLSLPVSAQEVADIAPLPGWEVHATAHDFATLTERTRAAVSDNGLAVVTRAGPTAAAANRGVTIPGNMVIGAFNNAFAVRIVRLSTPAMIHAPIRLYVTENADGTGTLSYIRPSHLFAPYTDAAAPDLAVAARELDVIFAAIAAQAAAR, encoded by the coding sequence ATGCTGCGCGCGTTTCTTGCGATCCTGATCCTAGCCCTGCCCCTGTCCCTGCCTGTTTCGGCCCAAGAGGTCGCCGACATTGCCCCGCTACCGGGGTGGGAGGTCCACGCCACCGCCCATGATTTCGCGACCCTAACCGAACGGACCCGCGCCGCCGTCAGCGACAATGGCTTGGCCGTCGTGACCCGCGCAGGCCCCACCGCCGCCGCCGCAAACAGGGGCGTCACCATCCCCGGCAACATGGTCATCGGCGCTTTCAACAACGCTTTCGCCGTGCGCATCGTGCGCCTGTCCACGCCCGCGATGATCCACGCCCCGATCCGCCTTTACGTCACCGAAAACGCCGACGGCACTGGGACGCTCAGCTATATCCGCCCCTCGCACCTATTCGCCCCCTATACCGACGCCGCCGCCCCCGATTTGGCCGTGGCCGCGCGGGAACTGGATGTGATCTTTGCCGCCATTGCGGCACAGGCCGCTGCAAGGTAG
- a CDS encoding YSC84-related protein, translated as MADGLSTPALSRRSVLLGAGSLPLLAACGNPLGNANAPRIDSRVDAAIEFMQQEVPGTADLISQASGMLVMPLISEAGFGVGASYGRGALRVGGATVDYYSAVSGSFGLQIGAQQYAHTLFFMTPSALADFRGSVGWSVGADVRYAVNTNAGNLGFDTATLAEPVIAVIYGQAGLIIGATLDGTRYTRIIP; from the coding sequence ATGGCAGATGGTCTTTCGACACCAGCGCTTTCCCGGCGTTCCGTTCTTCTCGGCGCGGGATCACTCCCGCTTCTCGCAGCATGCGGCAACCCGCTGGGCAACGCCAATGCGCCGCGCATTGATAGCCGCGTAGACGCCGCGATCGAGTTCATGCAGCAAGAGGTGCCCGGCACCGCGGACCTGATCTCGCAGGCCTCGGGCATGTTGGTCATGCCGCTGATTTCCGAGGCCGGTTTCGGCGTCGGCGCAAGCTACGGACGTGGCGCGTTGCGCGTGGGCGGGGCGACGGTGGATTATTACTCGGCCGTGTCCGGCAGCTTTGGCTTGCAGATCGGCGCGCAACAATATGCGCATACCTTGTTCTTCATGACCCCCTCTGCCTTGGCCGATTTCCGCGGCTCTGTCGGGTGGTCCGTGGGTGCGGATGTGCGCTATGCGGTTAACACCAACGCGGGCAATCTGGGCTTTGATACGGCTACATTGGCCGAGCCAGTGATTGCGGTGATCTACGGCCAAGCGGGCCTGATCATCGGGGCAACCCTGGACGGCACACGCTACACGCGGATCATTCCGTAA
- the hemB gene encoding porphobilinogen synthase — MTVNQASFPQTRFRRNRSSGALRNLVRESQLSVHDLIWPVFVCAGTNERQAVASMPGVERLSVDLVVEAARDAARLGIPAICIFPYTDPALKTELCEEAWNPDNLSNRAIRAIRDAGIEIAIMTDIALDPYNINGHDGIVRDDVIVNDETVEALVKMGLAQAEAGADILGPSDMMDGRIGAIRSVLEAEGHTNVTIMSYAAKFASAFYGPFRDAVGASGALKGDKKTYQIDPLNAREALRCVERDLSEGADMVMVKPGMPYLDLCRQVKDRFGAPTFAYQVSGEYAMIQAAAGNGWIDGDKVMLESLMAFRRAGCDGVLTYFAPRVAKLLNG; from the coding sequence ATGACCGTCAATCAAGCCTCGTTTCCGCAGACCCGTTTTCGGCGCAACCGGTCCTCGGGCGCGCTGCGCAATCTGGTGCGCGAAAGCCAGCTGTCGGTCCATGATCTGATCTGGCCCGTTTTCGTCTGCGCCGGCACCAATGAGCGGCAGGCCGTAGCCTCGATGCCCGGTGTGGAGCGCCTATCGGTTGATCTGGTGGTAGAGGCCGCGCGGGACGCGGCCCGCCTTGGCATCCCGGCGATCTGCATCTTTCCCTACACCGACCCTGCCCTGAAAACCGAGCTTTGCGAGGAGGCCTGGAACCCGGACAACCTGTCAAACCGCGCCATTCGTGCGATCCGGGATGCAGGGATCGAGATTGCGATCATGACCGACATCGCACTGGACCCCTACAACATCAACGGCCACGACGGCATCGTGCGCGACGATGTGATCGTCAATGACGAAACGGTCGAGGCGCTGGTGAAGATGGGGCTGGCCCAGGCCGAAGCGGGGGCCGACATTTTGGGGCCGTCCGATATGATGGACGGGCGCATTGGCGCGATCCGCTCCGTGCTGGAGGCCGAGGGCCATACAAACGTGACGATCATGTCCTACGCTGCGAAATTCGCCAGCGCCTTCTACGGCCCGTTCCGCGATGCGGTGGGCGCGTCGGGCGCATTGAAGGGCGACAAGAAGACCTACCAGATTGACCCGCTGAACGCCCGAGAGGCCCTGCGCTGCGTCGAACGCGACCTGAGCGAAGGGGCGGATATGGTGATGGTCAAACCCGGCATGCCGTATCTGGACCTCTGCCGCCAGGTCAAAGACCGCTTCGGCGCACCGACCTTTGCCTACCAGGTCAGCGGCGAATACGCGATGATCCAGGCGGCGGCGGGCAACGGTTGGATCGACGGAGACAAGGTCATGCTGGAAAGCCTGATGGCGTTTCGCCGGGCGGGCTGTGACGGGGTGTTGACGTATTTCGCACCGCGCGTGGCGAAGCTGTTGAACGGATAG
- a CDS encoding component of SufBCD complex — MDFFDLLTEVIDLRSFSNLWYWIVLAILWSSMSHWTVGVPYYLVTRSKRGDAQAAEDLLVLTRMNAERNVTYAQTSGTVAMGFSTFILSGLAVTGWAYGVEFSQAIFLLLCPSMLVIALGVWTSYRLKADDYRHVPQILRQHRTMVQMLGVVFIFVTAFWGMYQNVNVGPLG, encoded by the coding sequence TTGGACTTCTTCGATCTTCTTACCGAAGTGATCGACCTCCGGTCGTTCTCAAACCTGTGGTATTGGATAGTCCTTGCCATCCTGTGGTCCTCGATGAGCCATTGGACCGTCGGCGTCCCTTACTACCTTGTCACCCGGTCCAAACGCGGCGACGCGCAGGCAGCCGAGGATTTGCTGGTGCTCACCCGAATGAACGCGGAACGTAACGTGACCTACGCGCAGACCTCCGGCACCGTTGCGATGGGTTTTTCGACCTTTATCCTGTCGGGCCTTGCTGTCACGGGATGGGCCTATGGGGTGGAGTTTTCGCAGGCGATTTTCCTGCTCTTGTGCCCCTCCATGCTGGTGATCGCGCTTGGTGTCTGGACGTCTTACCGCCTGAAAGCAGATGACTATCGCCATGTGCCGCAGATCCTGCGCCAGCACCGCACGATGGTTCAGATGTTGGGCGTCGTGTTCATCTTTGTCACCGCTTTCTGGGGCATGTACCAAAACGTCAACGTCGGCCCCTTGGGGTGA